TCTTAACACATTTTCCTGTAAAGTTTATCAAACTTAAACAAACCCCAAAACTTCAATTATTTCGAAACCGATGGAGTAGGCCGATATATACGTTGAGGGATGGATGCCACGATACACCATCTGTTGGAGGCCCCTTGTTTTTCTCCCTTGGTCATCTCATTCAAAGATAGATGGCCAAATAAATCTTGTGCTGAAGATGCTCTGACCGACTCATTCGCGATTCCATGAAGAATCGTGATGAAACCGGAGATCACCAAATATTCTACTGATAATAATTATTTAACATATCTAATCATATGATAGATCCGGGTGATCGGTTGTGTCTGCCGAATCACGCTTAGCATAAGAGATAGCAGAAATGTTCTCAATCGCATAAATGTACATGCATGCACATTAGAGTTAGTTTTCAAAACAATGCATTTGCGAAGTTACATTTTTATTGTTTATGGATGATATACACTTCTGTATGCAAAGTACGTGCACATCCTAAATACGACATGGGAAGATATACTCCATGTGTGATCGTATCTTGAAAAGATTCTGGCTCAAAACATTGCACCTGCTACCCTCCAAGGGCAGCACAGAGGAAAGTCAAACAGTGCCCCTGTCTGTCCTCCATTTGCTTGCGGCAGCGAGAAGCAGTCCCCCCTACACCCAAAATGCCAGGATCACAAAATATATTGCAAGAATCAAGAACAACACACGGCAAATCTACCATCTCGACGTGCACCGAACTGCCGAGCCACAACCACAGTTCCCACATCTCCACATGCATTATGCTTGAGTACCAGCAGTACTTCTTCCACTACATACCCAGCACAAACTTACAGCTCCTCTCAAGCTCCCACGTAGCATGCACAGCTGCTGCTGAACGGGCCACATAGTAgaagtagagagagagagaggtgggagggagagagagagagagagagggagggagagaggagggagagggaaagaagaagaagaaagaaggcaagaaagagggagggagggaggagaagAGAGCAATGGAGCAGCTGCAGCACCAGCAGGAGCGGGCGAGGGAGGTGTACAGGGAGTGCCTGCGCAACCACGCGGCGAAGCTGGGCACCTACGCCTCCGATGGCTGCTGCGAGTACACCCCCGACGACAGCCAGCCCGCCGCGCTCCTCTGCGCCGCCTGCGGCTGCCACCGCAACTTCCACCGCAAGGCATTCCTCGACGGCGCGGCCTCTCCCGGCGCCGCCAGCCAGCACGCGCCGCTAATGCTGCCCTCTCCCGGCGCCCCGCCGGGCTACATGCACCACCACCTGGCAATGGCCGGCCCCTCCGGGGTCGCcatgggcggcggcgacggcggcgggtcGCACAGCGGCGGGGGCAGCAGGCGGCGGACGCGGACCAAGTTCACGGACGAGCAGAAGGCGCGGATGCTGCGCTTCGCCGAGCGGCTGGGGTGGCGGATGCCCAAGCGCGAGCCCGGCCGCGCGCCCGGGGACGACGAGGTCGCGCGCTTCTGCCGGGAGATCGGGGTCACCAGGCAGGTCTTCAAGGTCTGGATGCACAACCACAAGGCCGGTGTCGGCGGCAGCGGGGGCGCCGGCGCCCAGACGTCGTCATCGACCAcgcgcggcggcggaggtggaGGCGCGGGGGGCATGTCGCCGGCGATGGGTGGCGACGgtgaggacgacgaggaggtgAGGGGCAGCGAGATGTGCATGTAGTAGTTCTTCCTCCTACGTGTAGTGGGAGGGATGGCATGGCTAGGCTGGGATAATTTAACTCCTTCTTTTTCGCTAATTTCTTCGCCATTTTTTGCTTCGTCCGGTTGATTCTTGACGATTGTGTTTAACAGTGATCCTAATGATGCGTTATTTTGATGATTAATTAATTGATTTTGTTGTTACCCTCAAAGGAGGCTCGTGTCTTTACTTGTTACTTGATTGTCCACTTTAATTACCATATCTATCATGATAGCTGACTTGAAATTGTCCACTTTACCATATCCATCTAGAAGTACAAATGAGCAATGCATACTTAATTTTCATTTGCACTTAGTTTAACTTGATCTTGCAAGGCCTCATTGATTTATTCATGAAAGATGGAGAGAGTACAGATAAAATGGCCTGTGAAGGCTAGCTTGCTCCACTGGACTCCTCTGAATGGAGGGACTCGCAAAAAAATGTATATGATTTTCCTTTCCTGTGGAGAGATATTTGGTTCAGAACAGCTGAACTTCCAAAATTCATTACTTTCCTACGTGCTAATTTAGATATTTTTTTTACCAAGAGGTTGAACATTCTGGAGAATTTGTGTGCTTCTTAGCGGTGCAATGAAACAACTTTAGTGCCTTTTTTTTCTCGGTCCACGATAGGAAGTACTAAGTCATGGCATTTTATTCCTGTGTTCCAAACAGGCAGAGGGTTCATTACGTTTAAATCCATTATGATGAGCCAATATATTCCAAACAGCCTGATTTGTGCTGCATAAATGAGTGCAATGTAATATTTCAAACAGATAGGGATACCACTTCTTGAATATATTTTCCAGACAACCACATGGTCCTCTTTCGGTTTCCTATCGCATTTGGTCGATAGTATGTGATATCTGCAATTTTTACTTATAGATATCGCATATATATCGCTCAGAGTTTATACATTTTCACTTGTAGCTTTGCATTAATAAAGATTAGTTAGAGACACATCAGTTACTATTTAAATGTTGGTATATAGACTGGATTCCTCCAATCTCGGATTCGTTCACCATTTCTATTATAGTCTGTAGTAGTATAGTTATGAATCCTATAACATCACATAAAAGTACTTTTAGATGCAAATCTAAGCACATACATAGGCTTCAAATCGAAATATGTATAAATATGAGTCAATATTATTAAGAATGGTTGCCTATATCCTTAGATTGAGAAAGGGAGATATGCATATTACCACAGAGCAAGGGTTTGCCGACTACGTAGTCCCATAAATAATCATTTACTGATGAAAGATGAAGAGTAACACAAGTACACAACGAACCAACACAAAATAACTAGAGATCGTTCAGTACACCGTAAGGGCTTGAATGCACGAGCTGTATCTGGTTCGTGCGTACGGCTGTGGGTTTGTCAAACGAAATAACTCACGTAATTCCGAGCAGAACCATCTCGATCGATCGTGCTATTTATGATCATGCAGAGCGTCGCATAGTCGCATGTGATTGGGCATGTGATGTGAGTTGCAACGGGTACGGTGATAATACTATATATAGACTGATCTTAGTGGAGTAATGTGTGGGATGGGGTGAAGCTAGAACGGGATCAGCTAACTCGAGTGTGTGTCCGTATGCGATCATGTACTGTAATCTCATGTGGCGAGATGGCCGTGAGAGGAATATATAATCATGGGATATATATCGAGGTATGGTCAGGGATAGATCAGACTGTTTCTAGCTACTTCCTATCGCTGCATTAGATGAATTAATCTATTGCTGTGTCGGCTAACATTTTAGTTCCATTCGAGAAGATATCATCTACTCccttcgtttctaaatataagtagactacatacgaagcaaagtGAGTGAATATGCACTCTAAAATGTATTTATATACATATGTATGTTGTCTATAATGAAagctctacaaagacttatatttagaaacggagagAATAATAAAGGTAAGAAGAATGTCCACTAAGGCTGGCAAGATATTTCGTCGAATCCTCACGAAAATCACGAAACCAAGAGCGATTGGATCAAATTCTGGAAAATCTAACCATATGCCAGTATTCTTGTCGGTTTGGGTCACTTACAGAAAGACATGCGC
This genomic window from Aegilops tauschii subsp. strangulata cultivar AL8/78 chromosome 4, Aet v6.0, whole genome shotgun sequence contains:
- the LOC109753965 gene encoding zinc-finger homeodomain protein 11, with product MEQLQHQQERAREVYRECLRNHAAKLGTYASDGCCEYTPDDSQPAALLCAACGCHRNFHRKAFLDGAASPGAASQHAPLMLPSPGAPPGYMHHHLAMAGPSGVAMGGGDGGGSHSGGGSRRRTRTKFTDEQKARMLRFAERLGWRMPKREPGRAPGDDEVARFCREIGVTRQVFKVWMHNHKAGVGGSGGAGAQTSSSTTRGGGGGGAGGMSPAMGGDGEDDEEVRGSEMCM